In one Yarrowia lipolytica chromosome 1A, complete sequence genomic region, the following are encoded:
- a CDS encoding uncharacterized protein (Compare to YALI0A00286g, highly similar to uniprot|P39729 Saccharomyces cerevisiae YAL036c FUN11 probable GTP-binding protein) codes for MSTTVEKIKNIEEEMARTQKNKATSFHLGQLKAKLAKLKRELLTPTSSGGGGGGAGFDVARTGVASVGFIGFPSVGKSTLLSKLTGTHSEAAAYEFTTLTTVPGVIMYRGAKIQMLDLPGIIEGAKDGKGRGRQVIAVARTCNLIFVVLDVNKPLEHKKIIERELEGFGIRINKEPPNILFKKKERGGINITNTVPLTHLDNDEIRAVMGEYRINSADIHFRCDATVDELIDILEAQNRRYISVIYCLNKIDSISIEELDLLYRIPNAVPISSEHGWNLDELLEEMWKKLNLVRVYTKPKGQQPDYEQPIILRNGRSTVQHFCNQIHKSLVEEFKTACVYGQSVKHQPQYVGLAHELMDEDVVTILKR; via the coding sequence atgTCGACAACGGTGGAAAAGATCAAAAAcatcgaggaggagatggctCGGACCCAGAAGAACAAGGCGACTTCGTTCCATCTGGGTCAGCTGAAGGCCAAGTTGGCCAAGTTGAAGCGAGAGCTGTTGACTCCCACTTcctctggaggtggtggcggAGGCGCTGGGTTCGATGTGGCTCGAACTGGTGTTGCTTCGGTTGGATTTATCGGGTTTCCTTCGGTTGGAAAGTCGACTTTACTGTCCAAGTTGACTGGTACTCATTCAGAGGCAGCGGCGTATGAGTTCACCACGCTGACCACTGTTCCCGGAGTGATTATGTATCGTGGTGCCAAGATCCAGATGCTGGATCTTCCTGGAATTATCGAGGGAGCCAAGGATGGTAAGGGTCGAGGTCGACAGGTGATTGCGGTGGCTCGAACGTGCAACCTGATTTTTGTGGTGCTGGATGTGAACAAGCCGCTGGAGCACAAAAAGATCATTGAGCGGGAGCTGGAGGGATTTGGTATTCGAATCAATAAGGAGCCTCCTAACATTTtgttcaagaagaaggagcgggGTGgaatcaacatcaccaacacgGTTCCTCTGACCCATTTGGACAATGACGAGATTCGGGCGGTGATGGGCGAGTATCGAATCAATTCTGCTGACATCCATTTCCGATGCGATGCCACTGTCGACGAGCTCATTGACATTCTCGAGGCGCAGAACCGACGCTACATTTCGGTCATTTATTGTCTCAACAAGATTGACAGCATTTCCATTGAGGAGTTGGATCTGCTTTACCGAATCCCTAACGCGGTGCCCATTTCGTCGGAGCATGGCTGGAACctggacgagctgctggaggaaatGTGGAAGAAACTCAACCTCGTTCGGGTCTACACCAAGCCCAAGGGCCAGCAGCCCGACTACGAGCAGCCCATCATTCTGCGGAATGGTCGGTCGACCGTCCAGCATTTCTGTAACCAGATCCACAAGAGTCTGGTTGAGGAGTTTAAGACGGCATGTGTCTACGGTCAGTCGGTCAAGCACCAGCCCCAGTATGTTGGTTTGGCCCATGAGTTGATGGACGAGGATGTTGTCACTATTCTGAAGAGATAG
- a CDS encoding uncharacterized protein (Compare to YALI0A00330g, weakly similar to uniprot|P08432 Saccharomyces cerevisiae YKL184w ORD1 ornithine decarboxylase), which translates to MELPRIIVPPCFVSDPSILTEWRYEKRHEAQMVLPGLWLGPMSVLRNADFFESNNVRLLVAVTRPERAESLFRKATFDSARFETHCLDPGPINSPLAGHQIISQMDWLIGLFEKAAQMGVGTLMFCETGNDRSATATCAMVMNSMGWDTVRSIQYVQSKRFSVALDESLKYNLQTYEDICLASMVVRNSDGVNGVEKHARKVSGQAEERRSKRSCE; encoded by the coding sequence ATGGAGCTGCCTCGGATTATTGTGCCTCCGTGCTTTGTGTCGGACCCGTCTATTCTGACCGAATGGCGATATGAGAAGCGTCACGAGGCTCAGATGGTGCTGCCGGGCCTGTGGCTGGGGCCCATGAGCGTGCTGCGAAACGCCGACTTTTTTGAGTCCAACAATGTGCGTCTTTTGGTGGCGGTGACGCGTCCGGAGCGGGCGGAGTCGCTGTTCCGCAAGGCCACGTTCGACTCGGCCCGGTTCGAAACCCATTGTCTCGATCCCGGGCCCATCAACTCGCCTCTGGCCGGACACCAGATCATCTCGCAGATGGACTGGCTGATAGGGCTGTTTGAAAAGGCCGCGCAGATGGGGGTGGGCACGCTCATGTTCTGCGAAACTGGCAACGACCGGAGTGCCACCGCCACCTGTGCCATGGTGATGAACTCCATGGGGTGGGATACGGTGCGCAGCATTCAGTACGTGCAGTCCAAGCGGTTTTCCGTGGCACTGGACGAGTCTCTCAAGTACAACCTACAGACTTATGAAGACATTTGTCTGGCTAGCATGGTGGTGAGAAATTCAGATGGGGTGAATGGCGTGGAGAAGCATGCCAGAAAGGTCAGTGGACAGGCggaggagaggaggagtaaGAGGAGTTGCGAGTGA
- a CDS encoding uncharacterized protein (Compare to YALI0A00352g, highly similar to uniprot|P32324 Saccharomyces cerevisiae YOR133w EFT1 and highly similar to uniprot|P32324 Saccharomyces cerevisiae YDR385W translation elongation factor eEF2), which translates to MVNFTVEQMRELMDKVSNVRNMSVIAHVDHGKSTLTDSLVQKAGIISAAKAGEARFTDTRKDEQERGITIKSTAISLYAQMDDEDVKEIKQKTVGNEFLVNLIDSPGHVDFSSEVTAALRVTDGALVVVDCIEGVCVQTETVLRQALGERIKPVCVINKVDRALLELQITKEDLYTSFQRTVESVNVIIATYVDKALGDCQVYPERGTVAFASGLHGWAFTVRQFAVRYAKKFGVDREKMMQRLWGDSYFNPKTKKWTNKDTDADGKPLDRAFNMFVLDPIFRIFSAIMNFKKDEIPALLEKLEINLKTDEKELEGKALLKVVMRKFLPAADALLEMIVIHLPSPITAQNYRADTLYEGPIDDPFGQGIKNCDPNADLMLYVSKMVPTSDKGRFYAFGRVFAGTVKSGQKVRIQGPDYIPGQKKDLFVKAIQRCVLMMGRFVEPIEDVPAGNIVGLVGVDQFLLKSGTLTTNEAAHNLKVMKFSVSPVVQVAVEVKNANDLPKLVEGLKRLSKSDPCVLTYISESGEHIVACTGELHLEICLLDLEQDHAGVPLKKSPPVVSYRETVSAESSMTALSKSPNKHNRLYVVAVPLDEEVSLAIESGKISPRDDFKARARVLADDYGWDVTEARKIWCFGPDGTGANVVVDTTKAVQYLAEIKDSVVAGFNWATKEGPIFNENMRSVRVNIMDVTLHADAIHRGTGQIMPTMRSVTYAAMLLAEPRIQEPVFLVEIQCPENAVGGIYSVLNKKRGQVVSEEQRPGTPLFTIKAYLPVNESFGFTGELRQATGGQAFPQMVFDHWEAMSGSPLDPSSKPGAIVCETRKRRGMKENVPGYEEYYDKL; encoded by the exons ATGG TTAACTTCACTGTTGAGCAAATGCGAGAGCTGATGGACAAGGTTAGCAATGTGCGAAACATGTCCGTCATTGCCCACGTCGACCACGGAAAGTCCACCCTGACCGACTCTCTGGTCCAGAAGGCCGGTATCATTTCCGCCGCCAAGGCTGGTGAGGCTCGATTCACTGACACCCGAAAGGATGAGCAGGAGCGAGGTATCACCATTAAGTCTACCGCCATTTCTCTTTACGCCCAGATGGACGATGAGGAtgtcaaggagatcaagcaGAAGACCGTTGGTAACGAGTTCCTGGTCAACCTGATTGACTCCCCCGGTCACGTTGACTTCTCTTCCGAGGTCACCGCCGCCCTCCGAGTCACCGATGGTgcccttgtcgttgtcgaCTGTATCGAgggtgtctgtgtccaGACTGAGACTGTCCTGCGACAGGCCCTTGGTGAGCGAATCAAGCCCGTTTGCGTCATCAACAAGGTTGACCGAGCTCTGCTCGAGCTGCagatcaccaaggaggatcTCTACACCTCTTTCCAGCGAACCGTCGAGTCCGTTAACGTCATCATTGCCACCTACGTTGACAAGGCTCTCGGTGACTGCCAGGTCTACCCCGAGAGGGGTACCGTTGCCTTTGCCTCCGGTCTCCACGGATGGGCTTTCACTGTCCGACAGTTTGCCGTCCGATACGCCAAGAAGTTTGGTGTTGACCGAGAAAAGATGATGCAGCGACTGTGGGGTGACTCTTACTTCAaccccaagaccaagaagtGGACCAACAAGGACACCGACGCTGACGGAAAGCCTCTTGACCGAGCTTTCAACATGTTCGTCCTCGACCCCATCTTCCGAATCTTCTCTGCCATCATGaacttcaagaaggacgagatccCCGCCCTCCTCGAGAAGCTTGAGatcaacctcaagaccgacgagaaggagctcgaggGTAAGGCTCTCCTCAAGGTCGTTATGCGAAAGTTCCTGCCCGCCGCTGACGCTCTCCTTGAGATGATTGTCATCCACCTCCCCTCCCCCATCACTGCTCAGAACTACCGAGCTGACACCCTCTACGAGGGCCCCATCGACGATCCTTTCGGACAGGGTATCAAGAACTGTGACCCCAACGCCGACCTCATGCTGTACGTCTCCAAGATGGTCCCCACCTCCGATAAGGGTCGATTCTACGCTTTCGGTCGTGTCTTCGCTGGTACTGTCAAGTCCGGCCAGAAGGTCCGAATCCAGGGTCCCGACTACATCCCcggccagaagaaggatctTTTCGTTAAGGCTATCCAGCGATGTGTTCTTATGATGGGACGATTCGTCGAGCCCATTGAGGATGTCCCCGCCGGTAACATTGTCGGTCTGGTCGGTGTTGACCAGTTCCTGCTCAAGTCCGGAACCCTCACCACCAACGAGGCTGCCCACAACCTTAAGGTTATGAAGTTCTCCGTCTCCCCCGTCGTGCAGGTCGCCGTCGAGGTCAAGAACGCCAACGATCTGCCCAAGCTCGTTGAGGGTCTTAAGCGACTCTCCAAGTCCGACCCTTGTGTCCTGACTTACATCTCCGAGTCCGGTGAGCACATTGTCGCCTGCACTGGTGAGCTCCATCTCGAGATTTGTCTGCTCGATCTCGAGCAGGACCACGCCGGTGTCCCTCTTAAGAAGTCTCCTCCCGTTGTTTCTTACCGAGAGACCGTCTCCGCCGAGTCTTCCATGACCGCCCTCTCCAAGTCCCCCAACAAGCATAACCGACTTTACGTTGTTGCTGTCCCTCTTGACGAGGAGGTCTCTCTGGCCATTGAGTCCGGCAAGATCTCTCCCCGAGACGATTTCAAGGCTCGAGCCCGTGTCCTTGCTGACGACTACGGTTGGGATGTCACCGAGGCCCGAAAGATCTGGTGCTTCGGTCCCGACGGTACCGGTGCCaacgttgttgttgacaccaccaaggccgtCCAGTACCTTGCTGAGATCAAGGACTCCGTTGTTGCCGGTTTCAACTGGGCTACCAAGGAGGGTCCTATCTTCAACGAGAACATGCGATCCGTCCGAGTCAACATCATGGATGTCACCCTGCACGCCGATGCTATCCATCGAGGTACCGGTCAGATCATGCCTACCATGCGATCCGTCACTTACGCCGCCATGCTGCTTGCCGAGCCCCGAATCCAGGAGCCCGTCTTCCTTGTCGAGATCCAGTGTCCCGAGAACGCCGTCGGTGGTATCTACTCCGTCCTTAACAAGAAGCGAGGACAGGTTGTCTCTGAGGAGCAGCGACCCGGTACCCCCCTGTTCACCATCAAGGCTTACCTGCCTGTTAACGAGTCTTTCGGTTTCACTGGTGAGCTCCGACAGGCTACCGGTGGCCAGGCCTTCCCCCAGATGGTTTTCGACCATTGGGAGGCTATGAGCGGCTCTCCTCTCGACCCCTCCTCCAAGCCCGGAGCTATTGTCTGCGAGACCCGAAAGCGACGAGGTATGAAGGAGAACGTTCCCGGTTACGAGGAGTACTACGACAAGCTCTAA
- a CDS encoding uncharacterized protein (Compare to YALI0A00369g, similar to Saccharomyces cerevisiae MUM2 (YBR057C); ancestral locus Anc_3.269, weakly similar to uniprot|P38236 Saccharomyces cerevisiae YBR057c MUM2: meiotic protein) — protein sequence MYGTIGSERSQVTEEDSILSVMAGNYGKPASHGKGAPGSSRDYDQEMTYNSHGSGSYSRGASRGFNTTGYYSAPYGSSGNSIGFDRSKEISLQSFSYGGQTQTQFSTTPVHPPHLQSASVSWKQSLEIETLQKEVARLTQLLAKQSVSTVHRVEPSVEKVFRDMGELVKAKEDEISRLNTTIESLMARDGHEEAAAFRVYSKLQSLVDENKRLGKMLGSGRSVQHEIELGILRVENEELKRKLNRNKEHKEQNKEQEGATTTSS from the coding sequence ATGTACGGAACCATCGGAAGTGAACGATCGCAGGTGACGGAAGAAGACTCTATTCTGTCTGTGATGGCCGGCAATTACGGCAAACCTGCCAGCCACGGGAAGGGTGCACCGGGCTCTTCGAGAGATTACGATCAGGAAATGACCTACAACAGCCATGGCTCGGGAAGCTACTCGCGAGGGGCGTCACGTGGGTTCAACACCACGGGCTACTATTCTGCACCCTACGGAAGCAGCGGCAATAGCATTGGCTTCGACCGGTCCAAGGAGATCTCTCTGCAATCGTTTTCATACGGAGgacagacacaaacccAGTTTTCCACCACGCCTGTTCACCCCCCTCATCTGCAGTCAGCCAGCGTGTCGTGGAAACAATCgctggagattgagacACTACAGAAGGAGGTGGCTCGTCTGACCCAGTTGCTGGCCAAACAAAGCGTCTCCACCGTCCATAGAGTGGAGCCTTcggtggagaaggtgttCAGAGACATGGGcgagctggtcaaggccaaggaagaCGAGATTAGCCGCCTCAACACTACCATTGAGTCTCTCATGGCCCGTGACGGACACGAAGAGGCCGCTGCCTTCAGAGTCTACTCCAAACTACAGTCTCTGGTGGACGAGAACAAACGTCTGGGGAAAATGCTGGGGTCTGGACGAAGCGTTCAGCACGAGATCGAGCTCGGCATTCTTCGTGTGGAGAACGAGGAGCTGAAGCGCAAGTTGAACAGAAACAAGGAGCATAAGGAGCAAAACAAGGAACAAGAGGGAGCTACTACTACTTCATCTTAG
- a CDS encoding uncharacterized protein (Truncated form of YALI0A00374g, weakly similar to uniprot|Q6C2I9 Yarrowia lipolytica YALI0E01210g) yields the protein MEIVTNNPGISQLFDDALPAVAGGLNTNNFPSLLSEASATLSAFQAGTDFPRVSSGFLALSAVDIPQALQNIQGNLANVWAIVTPDLPSLTPEFSSEWDAATAQVLGLGQQLGVLPGGAVSGSADASGSAVASGSADASATADASATADSSTDASASASASGASASARLFCNFCLR from the coding sequence ATGGAAATTGTCACCAACAACCCCGGCATCTCccagctgtttgacgaCGCTCTTCCTGCCGTTGCCGGCGGcctcaacaccaacaacttCCCCTCGCTCTTGTCCGAGGCTTCCGCCACCCTGTCCGCCTTCCAGGCAGGCACCGACTTCCCTCGAGTCAGCTCCGGATTCCTGGCTCTGAGCGCCGTCGACATCCCCCAAGCCCTGCAGAACATTCAGGGAAACCTGGCTAACGTCTGGGCCATTGTCACTCCCGATCTGCCCTCTCTGACCCCCGAGTTTTCTAGCGAGTGGGACGCCGCCACCGCCCAggttcttggacttggtCAGCAGCTTGGAGTTCTCCCCGGAGGAGCTGTTTCGGGTTCTGCTGATGCCTCGGGTTCTGCTGTTGCTTCCGGCTCGGCTGATGCTTCTGCTACTGCTGATGCCTCTGCTACCGCCGACTCTTCTACTGATGCTTCGGCTTCGGCTTCTGCCTCCGGGGCTTCTGCCTCAGCGCGACTCTTCTGCAACTTCTGCCTCCGCTGA
- a CDS encoding uncharacterized protein (Compare to YALI0A00396g, some similarities with uniprot|Q8J174 Emericella nidulans RfeF) gives MGLASKLAAAQANQGGAPPGGVPGGAPGGAPGGIPPRAPGGSAGGAPGQAPYPVPGQQQGQYGAPPPQQGQYGQPPQQQGQYGQPPQQQGQYGQPPQGGQYGAPPQQQGQYGAPQQPPRPGQPPAYSQQGAGQHGGYGAAGAAAGAAAGAAAGYGASQYNRPPAGAPPGQSQYGQPPQQQGQYGQPPQQQGQYGQPPQQQGQYGQPPQQQGQYGAPPTQGGGANQGQYLQMLQKAVQENHLEAFYPPQALQQIAGSISTQIQQVAGQWNMPMEIAVDLVRLALYDIVLFVDDSGSMAFEENGERIDDLKLILGRCAYAASLFDRDGIEVRFLNNHSLKGNGIASEQAAQALVAQAKFSGLTPLGSSLDANVIQPLVVGPARQGGLKKPVLVITITDGTPAGEPHGKIFDVIKRTKQALTQTRYGPGAVAFQFAQVGNDLKARDFLGQLDNDPHVGGMVDCTSNYETEQDEMARLGVDLTPTLWLVKLLMGAVDPSYDQQDEAPRR, from the coding sequence aTGGGTCTCGCAAGCAAACTAGCAGCCGCTCAGGCCAACCAGGGAGGCGCCCCACCCGGAGGCGTTCCCGGAGGAGCCCCCGGAGGGGCTCCCGGAGGCATTCCGCCCCGTGCTCCTGGCGGATCGGCCGGTGGAGCTCCCGGACAAGCGCCCTACCCGGTTCCTGGTCAGCAACAGGGCCAGTATGGAGCTCCTCCCCCTCAGCAGGGACAATACGGACAACCTCCCCAACAGCAAGGTCAGTATGGCCAGCCCCCTCAACAGCAGGGCCAATATGGCCAGCCCCCTCAGGGTGGCCAGTACGGAGCCcctccccagcagcagggccaATATGGAGCTCCCCAACAACCCCCTAGACCGGGCCAACCCCCCGCTTATAGTCAGCAGGGCGCCGGCCAGCATGGAGGCTAcggagctgcaggagccGCCGCAGGAGCCGCCGCAGGAGCCGCTGCAGGATACGGAGCCAGCCAGTACAACCGACCTCCCGCTGGCGCTCCTCCTGGCCAGTCCCAGTATGGACAGCCcccccagcagcagggccagTACGGACAGcctccccagcagcagggccagTATGGACAGcctccccagcagcagggccagTACGGACAGcctccccagcagcaaGGACAGTACGGCGCTCCCCCCACCcagggaggaggagccaaCCAGGGCCAGTACCTGCAGATGCTGCAGAAGGCGGTTCAGGAGAACCATCTCGAGGCCTTCTACCCTCCCCAGGCTCTCCAGCAGATTGCAGGCTCCATCAGCACCCAAATCCAGCAAGTTGCCGGCCAGTGGAACATGCCCATGGAGATTGCTGTCGATCTGGTGCGACTGGCTCTATATGACATTGTCCTTTTTGTGGACGACTCCGGTTCCATGGCCTTTGAGGAGAACGGTGAGCGAATCGACGATCTCAAGCTCATTCTGGGCCGATGTGCCTACGCCGCCTCGTTGTTTGACCGAGACGGTATCGAGGTGCGAttcctcaacaaccacTCGCTCAAGGGTAATGGAATTGCCAGCGAGCAGGCTGCCCAGGCTCTTGTCGCTCAGGCCAAGTTCTCCGGTCTGACTCCTCTGGGCTCTTCTCTGGACGCCAACGTCATCCAGCCCCTGGTTGTGGGTCCCGCTCGACAGGGCGGTCTCAAGAAGCCCGTTCTGgtcatcaccatcaccgatGGAACCCCCGCTGGAGAGCCTCACGGTAAGATCTTTGACGTGATCAAGCGAACCAAGCAGGCTCTGACTCAGACCCGATACGGTCCCGGAGCCGTGGCTTTCCAATTTGCCCAGGTTGGAAACGATCTCAAGGCACGAGATTTCCTGGGCCAGCTGGACAACGATCCTCATGTCGGAGGTATGGTCGATTGTACCTCCAACTACGAAACTGAGCAGGATGAGATGGCTCGTCTGGGAGTTGATCTGACCCCCACTCTGTGGCTGGTCAAGTTGCTCATGGGCGCCGTTGATCCTTCTTATGATCAGCAGGATGAGGCCCCAAGACGGTAA
- a CDS encoding uncharacterized protein (Compare to YALI0A00418g, weakly similar to uniprot|Q08777 Saccharomyces cerevisiae YOR306c similarity to human X-linked PEST- containing transporter), protein MEYSYQRDPVGLVAQELEDAGVIYRSETRESTRTTPSAPLDLETGREVQDKETDEKHQLSDLVEPTSSHSSEHTHRHSSDNEGNHRHGDEPPPTHIVDNHDMLSTHSSSDTFSDIPPLYPEGGRKAWTVVFGSFCGLVVSLGIMNTIGSVNSYISETYLKNDSEQKIGWIFGIYAFLSFFLGVQIGPLFDRYGSRLLNIFGACLIVLGTFTTAESTNYWQFMLSFGICTGIGCSVLIVVGPSCVSHYFNEKRGLASGIAICGGAVGGVVFPIVMKVCITAYGFPWAMRILGFVYLGLLIVAIILCDSRGPEIVEIEEKLELAANPGVTPSVRTAKKPAAVDLTAFKDMRFTLLVISVFAMELSLFVPLTYLGKYGIEQEIGGKGEDSFGWWIFAISNAGSAAGRLVTGWTGDKWGRFNTMLASISSTALFIFAVWLPTSNKFAVYIVFAVLWGFTSGSFISLTPVCIGQISDTKSFGTRYGTCYMVASLGSLIGPPVAGAVYGTASWTGLICFTGGMTIFSFLFLTASRLKCAPVWARF, encoded by the coding sequence ATGGAATACTCGTACCAACGCGACCCCGTGGGATTAGTGgcccaggagctggaggacgcCGGAGTCATTTACCGATCGGAGACCCGAGAGAGCACCCGAACCACCCCAAGCGCACCCCTTGATCTGGAGACAGGAAGAGAAGTCCAAGACAAGGAAACGGACGAAAAACACCAGCTTTCGGATCTGGTCGAACCCACCTCGTCCCACAGCTCAGAACACACCCACAGGCACAGCTCCGACAATGAAGGCAACCACCGCCACGGGGACGAACCACCCCCAACCCACATTGTTGACAACCACGACATGTTGTCAACACACTCATCGTCAGACACTTTTTCTGATATCCCGCCTCTGTACCCGGAGGGCGGCCGAAAGGCCTGGACGGTGGTGTTTGGGTCCTTCTGTGGCCTTGTGGTGTCTCTGGGGATCATGAACACCATTGGTTCCGTCAACTCGTACATTTCCGAAACGTACCTCAAGAACGACAGCGAGCAGAAAATTGGCTGGATTTTCGGCATCTACGCGTTTCTGTCCTTCTTCCTGGGTGTCCAGATCGGCCCTCTCTTCGACCGGTATGGCTCCCGGCTGCTCAACATCTTTGGAGCCTGTCTCATTGTGCTGGGAACCTTCACAACAGCAGAGTCCACAAACTACTGGCAGTTCATGCTGTCGTTCGGTATCTGCACCGGTATCGGATGCTCCGTTTTGATTGTTGTTGGGCCCAGTTGCGTCTCACATTACTTTAACGAAAAACGAGGCCTGGCCTCGGGCATCGCCAtctgtggaggagcggTAGGAGGAGTGGTTTTCCCCATTGTCATGAAAGTCTGCATCACGGCCTACGGGTTCCCCTGGGCCATGCGAATTCTGGGATTCGTCTATCTGGGTCTTCTCATTGTTGCCATCATTCTGTGCGACTCTCGAGGACCTGAGATTgtcgagattgaggagaaACTCGAGCTTGCAGCCAACCCTGGAGTCACTCCTTCAGTTCGAACCGCCAAAAAACCCGCCGCTGTCGATCTGACCGCGTTCAAGGACATGCGGTTCACTCTGCTGGTCATTTCCGTCTTTGCCATGGAGCTGTCTCTGTTTGTGCCCCTCACCTACCTCGGAAAGTATGGTATCGAACAGGAGATTGGAGGCAAGGGGGAAGACTCGTTTGGATGGTGGATTTTTGCCATTTCAAACGCCGGATCCGCTGCTGGACGTCTAGTGACCGGCTGGACAGGAGATAAATGGGGCCGTTTCAACACCATGTTGGCGTCCATCTCTTCCACCgccctcttcatcttcgCAGTCTGGCTGCccaccagcaacaagtTTGCCGTCTACATTGTGTTTGCCGTTCTGTGGGGCTTCACTTCGGGCTCTTTCATCTCCCTGACTCCCGTTTGTATCGGACAGATCTCAGACACAAAGTCTTTTGGAACTCGATACGGCACTTGTTACATGGTTGCCTCGTTGGGCTCTCTGATCGGTCctcctgttgctggagctgtgtACGGAACCGCCAGCTGGACTGGTCTCATTTGTTTCACCGGAGGAATGACCATTTTTTCGTTCCTCTTCCTCACAGCCTCGAGACTCAAGTGTGCTCCTGTCTGGGCAAGATTCTAA
- a CDS encoding uncharacterized protein (Compare to YALI0A00440g, similar to Saccharomyces cerevisiae FUN14 (YAL008W); ancestral locus Anc_7.107, similar to CAGL0C02739g Candida glabrata IPF 1020.1) — translation MFRIARTRLMPGLLGLTTATVGLSMASSLHMPRIYADGLQQHPVSQQQVINNVNRDVERVSQQVEQVGKKVDYQQLTIGSFVGLISGVVIGKFSKILVWVLGGAGLLIQFLKSRGIVESNPLTSKSFREGVYHKLKGVAMVLGLDETDYQELIKDKPSFNVAFFLSFLVAAWNI, via the coding sequence ATGTTCCGAATCGCCCGAACACGTCTTATGCCCGGTCTCCTGGGTCTCACAACCGCCACGGTGGGTCTCAGTATGGCCTCGTCTCTGCACATGCCACGCATCTACGCCGACGGTCTTCAACAGCATCCAGTgtctcagcagcaggtgATCAACAACGTGAACCGTGACGTGGAGCGGGTTTCGCAGCAGGTGGAGCAGGTGGGCAAGAAAGTCGACTACCAGCAGCTCACCATCGGCTCGTTTGTGGGGCTCATCAGTGGAGTTGTGATTGGCAAGTTTTCCAAGATTCTCGTGTGGGTTCTGGGAGGCGCGGGTCTGCTGATCCAGTTTCTCAAGAGCCGGGGAATTGTCGAGAGCAACCCTCTGACCTCAAAGTCGTTCCGAGAGGGCGTCTACcacaagctcaagggcgTTGCCATGGTTCTGGGTCTGGACGAGACCGACTACCAAGAGCTCATCAAAGACAAGCCCTCGTTCAATGTCGCCTTCTTCCTCTCTTTCCTTGTTGCCGCCTGGAATATTTAG